Proteins found in one Homalodisca vitripennis isolate AUS2020 chromosome 4, UT_GWSS_2.1, whole genome shotgun sequence genomic segment:
- the LOC124361414 gene encoding uncharacterized protein LOC124361414: protein MFGHLTIAVIFIGGGVAVAISNPEETCVTNGHIYEKGDKWQPLGECAEATCTGNNDYSKLRLVYCSFVLHCITEETCVTNGHIYEKGDKWQPLGECAEATCTGNNDYSKLGCPKIAVDKKAGWTLSKEDPSQSYPACCPQPVPPKNGNKKTS from the exons ATGTTCGGTCACCTCACGATAGCCGTTATATTCATCGGTGGCGGTGTTGCTGTTGCAATTTCTAATCCAg AGGAGACCTGCGTGACCAATGGGCATATTTACGAGAAGGGAGACAAATGGCAACCCTTGGGTGAATGTGCTGAAGCTACTTGTACAGGAAATAATGATTATTCTAAATTACGGTTGGTGTATTGCTCATTTGTATTGCACTGTATTACAGAGGAGACCTGCGTGACCAATGGGCATATTTACGAGAAGGGAGACAAATGGCAACCCTTGGGTGAATGTGCTGAAGCTACTTGTACAGGAAATAATGATTATTCTAAATTAGG CTGCCCTAAGATCGCAGTTGATAAAAAAGCAGGATGGACCTTAAGCAAGGAGGATCCTAGCCAATCCTATCCAGCCTGCTGTCCGCAACCAGTTCCTCCTAAGAATGGCAACAAAAAGACTTCAT AG